The Punica granatum isolate Tunisia-2019 chromosome 4, ASM765513v2, whole genome shotgun sequence genome has a window encoding:
- the LOC116203204 gene encoding beta-bisabolene synthase-like has product MALQAIFFTQSQLLIDPLSRIPCSLRSNPFQALTSHAYARAAHQTIVCTSETWNPTITASSASTKPRTWDYGIVPSLSNTEYTEKEWAEEVQKMGDDVRVIMNKKMEPLEKLELIDAIQRLGLEYHFKMEIAHSLKSLYESAAAAQHEYDDLYSAALRFRIFRQHHYYEIPQDVFRKFIDSETGNFRSVLANDVKGLLSLYEASFLGFKGEVVMDKALAFSTAHLKEKKKIISSPGLAVKVEHALDMPIHWRPNRLEARWFMEVYEEQPDMNPNLLKLAKLDYNIVQLIHREEFGRLVRWWTELGLGNMTFFRDNLVEHCLWTSLVIFDPKYSDLREMTTKVVAMITLIDDVYDLLGTLEELELLTHLINQWDITKIDELPLNMATCFVALYNITNEIGLWAMTRRGINIIPYMREAWSDQCKAYLEEAKWCQKHFMPTLKEYLSSAVRSVGVFLTLQCCFLITTDNLTEDALNYIVKIPSIVRCSSLLIRLNNDLVPTAVGLAEGDKLNSLECFMNETGASEEQARGHIKDLVHKTWKTLNKDVFNDSCQFSGPFVTACLNAARASHWIYRYGDGHGIRSQEAKEHLMSALVQPIPIEQLDHKFILGVK; this is encoded by the exons atGGCTCTTCAGGCTATCTTCTTCACACAATCACAGCTGTTAATCGACCCCTTGAGTCGGATTCCTTGTTCTCTGCGTTCTAATCCCTTCCAAGCCCTTACGTCCCATGCATATGCTCGGGCTGCTCATCAGACTATCGTTTGCACTTCAGAGACTTGGAATCCGACGATTACTGCCAGTTCTGCGAGTACCAAACCAAGGACGTGGGACTACGGAATCGTACCGTCACTCAGCAACACTGAGTACACT GAAAAGGAGTGGGCGGAGGAGGTCCAGAAGATGGGGGATGACGTGCGGGTCATAATGAACAAAAAGATGGAACCGTTGGAAAAGCTCGAGTTGATTGATGCCATTCAGCGACTTGGATTAGAGTACCATTTTAAGATGGAGATCGCGCACTCATTGAAGTCACTTTATGAAagtgctgctgctgctcaACATGAATATGATGATCTATACAGCGCAGCTCTTCGATTCAGAATCTTCAGGCAGCACCATTATTACGAAATACCGCAAG ATGTATTTCGAAAATTCATAGACAGTGAGACGGGCAACTTTAGGTCAGTGTTGGCTAATGATGTGAAGGGATTGTTGAGTCTGTATGAAGCTTCTTTTCTAGGATTCAAAGGCGAAGTTGTCATGGACAAGGCTCTGGCGTTTTCCACTGCACAtttgaaggagaagaagaagataatatCATCCCCAGGTTTAGCTGTAAAAGTGGAGCATGCCTTGGACATGCCGATCCATTGGAGGCCAAACAGACTAGAGGcgcgatggttcatggaagtGTATGAGGAACAGCCAGACATGAACCCCAATCTGCTTAAGTTGGCCAAACTTGATTACAACATTGTTCAGTTGATCCACCGAGAGGAATTCGGCCGCCTCGTGAG GTGGTGGACTGAATTGGGATTGGGCAATATGACCTTCTTCAGGGATAACCTCGTCGAACATTGCCTCTGGACATCTCTCGTGATTTTCGACCCAAAATACAGTGACCTGAGAGAAATGACAACAAAAGTCGTTGCTATGATAACACTTATAGATGATGTCTACGACTTGTTGGGTACTCTGGAGGAGCTCGAGCTCTTAACTCATCTCATCAATCA ATGGGATATCACCAAAATTGACGAGCTTCCTCTTAATATGGCCACTTGCTTTGTTGCTCTATACAACATCACGAATGAAATCGGACTCTGGGCTATGACAAGGCGAGGCATCAACATCATCCCATATATGCGGGAAGCa TGGTCAGATCAATGCAAGGCATATCTAGAAGAGGCAAAGTGGTGTCAAAAGCACTTCATGCCTACGCTGAAGGAGTACCTCAGCAGCGCGGTGAGAtcggtcggagtgttccttaCTCTACAATGTTGTTTCTTGATTACTACGGACAACCTAACAGAAGACGCACTAAACTATATCGTCAAGATCCCAAGTATTGTCCGGTGTTCATCATTACTTATTCGACTTAACAATGATCTGGTTCCAACAGCG GTAGGGTTGGCCGAGGGAGACAAACTGAATTCGTTGGAGTGCTTTATGAACGAAACGGGAGCTTCTGAGGAGCAGGCAAGAGGACACATCAAAGATCTCGTGCACAAAACGTGGAAGACCTTGAACAAAGATGTGTTCAATGATAGCTGCCAATTCTCCGGGCCTTTCGTGACGGCTTGCCTGAATGCTGCACGGGCATCTCATTGGATTTACAGATACGGAGATGGGCATGGGATAAGAAGCCAAGAAGCCAAAGAGCATCTCATGTCGGCTCTAGTCCAACCTATTCCAATCGAGCAATTGGATCATAAATTCATTTTGGGGGTGAAATAA